From the Pseudomonas syringae KCTC 12500 genome, the window CTAGGCACGGTATTCAAAGCCCGGCTCGATGTGCCGGGCTTTGAATCTGTCTAGCGATGGTGAGCCTGACTAAATGAGCATCGAGGCAGTCTTACTGACCCGCAACGCTCTTCATCACCTGCACCCTGAGCACCTTGTTGGCAGCGGTAATGTACGCCCAGCTTGTCTGCTCGCTGGAGCAGAACGTCAGGTTGCTGGTATCGGCAGCCGAGACCAGCAGTTTGCCGAGTGGCTTGCCTGCTGCGGAAAACACCTGAATACCTTCCTTGCTGCTGCTCCACAGATTACCCAGCGCGTCGACTGCGATCCCGTCAGGGATGCCGGGCTCGATGTCAGCGAACACTTTGCCGTTGATCAAGCGACCGTCGCGCACCTGATAGACCATGATGCGATGTGCCAGCTTCTTGTTGGTGAAGTCGTGGGCCATTTGTGAGTCGGCCACATAAAGCAGCTGTTGATCCGGCGAGAAGGCCAGGCCGTTGGGCGAGTGGACTTCGGGGGTGTCGAGGCGGGTGATTTCCCCGGTGTCGGGTACGTAGCGATAGATGAACTCGCCGCCTTGCTCGGGCTTGCCGCCATAGCCCTCGCTTTTGCTCAGCACCCCGAAGGTGGGATCGGAAAACCAGAGAGTGCCGCTCTTATCCGCCACGACATCGTTCGGGCTGTTCAGCCGTTTGCCCTGGTAGGTGTCGACCAACGTATGCCACTCACCATTAGGCTCCTGTCGCACGATGCCGCGCTTGCCATGCGAGGCCGCCACCACACGGCCCTGGCCGTCGAGCGTATGCCCATTTTGAAAGTCGGCCTTTTCCAGCCAGGTAGACACGCCACCCTTTGCCTGCCAACTGCTGACTTTGTTGGCCTTGATGTCACTCCAGATCAAACGGCCATCGGCCAGGCACAGCGGGCCTTCTGCCCACTTCGCCTGATCGCTCAGCAGCTCGACGCGGGCCTGGGGGGCAACCAGTTGACTGAAGGCTGGATCGATAACCACTTGCCGAACAGGGGCGACGGCGTCGGTTGCGCCTGCTGAACCTGCGGCCAGGAGCGCACCGCCCAATAACCATGAGGAGGGGCGCAGAAAGTGTTTTTTACGGGTCGGTTTCATGTGTTCAGGTCCGTAGGCGATCAGTAGGCACAGCTGCCGTTGGTACGTTTGTCAGCCGCACTTGGTTTAAGTTTGATGATCAGTTGAACATTGGGTTGATCACCCACGGTGCGGGTCAGGTGG encodes:
- a CDS encoding SMP-30/gluconolactonase/LRE family protein produces the protein MKPTRKKHFLRPSSWLLGGALLAAGSAGATDAVAPVRQVVIDPAFSQLVAPQARVELLSDQAKWAEGPLCLADGRLIWSDIKANKVSSWQAKGGVSTWLEKADFQNGHTLDGQGRVVAASHGKRGIVRQEPNGEWHTLVDTYQGKRLNSPNDVVADKSGTLWFSDPTFGVLSKSEGYGGKPEQGGEFIYRYVPDTGEITRLDTPEVHSPNGLAFSPDQQLLYVADSQMAHDFTNKKLAHRIMVYQVRDGRLINGKVFADIEPGIPDGIAVDALGNLWSSSKEGIQVFSAAGKPLGKLLVSAADTSNLTFCSSEQTSWAYITAANKVLRVQVMKSVAGQ